TAAAACCAAACCATTGATACTCTAATGACGTTTAGCAACTGGCGGTTGATGAGATTAGTTTCGAGAATGTAAACAGGAGCATTACTTGTTGTTCCATTGTTGGGATTCAGCTTCGGTGTCTACTGgactgtgttttatttatttttattgatggGCAACTTCCTCTTCCACATTTCCTGTTGGTCTTGTCTCAAGGACGCACACATTTGCTGGCACAGGAAGCTAGGTCAGGAGAACATTAAGGGTATGTTAATTGGttgggacacacaaacactcagacatgcacacacacacacacacacacacacacacacacacacacacacacacacacacacacacacacacacacacacacacacacacacacacacacacacacacacacacacacacacacacacacacacgcacacacacgcgcttaaAATGCTTTAAGGTCAGTCTGATAGTATAAGATGTTCTTTATTTATCCTATAGGGGACATCCTTTATAGCAGGAGAACAGAACAATAATAACGATAACAATAATGCAAATAGATTATCTTTAGCGCTGACATTTAAGTTAAGGTTGTCATGGTTGTTGTGGGTCTTCTAGTTCACAGACTACCAGAGCTACGTCACCCATGGGTGCCTGAGGGACAACCCCACCCTGGAACGCTCCATCGCCCTGTTCAACGGTGTCTCCCAGTGGGTGCAGCTCATGGTGCTTAGTAAGCTAACACCACAGCACCGTGCTGAGGTCATCACCAAGTACATCAACGTAGCTCAGGTAGGAACCACTGGTGCGTCGGGAAGGACAGGAGGACGAACGTGGCTTGATTTTGGCACTTTCAAAGGTTTAGTGTAGTTTGAAAGGTTTTTAAAGTTCTAAGGCGTTAGTTCTTTGTCCTTCACCAACCAAGAATAGTTTAATACAAATATCTACAGTTATGGTAGAGCTGAAACCCCAAGctccttaaaggagcatttcaccggtggaggcatgaatatgtattgaaattgggtcctatatgtagtcgaatattaaaataaaattctaatttggtgccgtcttgaccgagaaaaggcagaaagtgactttttggcacttgtggattgaagacaacaactcccactatgcaccacgatgcacagcttcgctggccactcccgctgatctagatcttcGCCTATCGGCTGTAGCAGCCGCAGCTGCCTCATGTTCCTCTATCAGCTTAAGCTGCTTGTCGCTATATTGCGGCTCATAGAGGTAGCCACGAACATCTGATCCGAGCATCAGATCTTCAAAAtccccatcttctatgtcagatccagtaccttccgccattgtacttcagttttatcaacagcctctgttggTTTAGCTTTAGACGCTGtagatgttagtttctgctggtgaagtcccacccactggcactgctctaataggtctgtagcgtcagtgggtacCACCCCCTATAGGGGGGTGagactagtgcttgtagtcttacgagaatcctcccctcttacacttcctatttacttatacgcaaaaatcgtcatattgcgtcatcttaaacaggaagtgttggagatcgatacggatctctccagtctctccagaaaataagggaatgatgcacgaccattcaaaaatatgagtgggtttctaacgaagcaaagcttaatggaaatgggtggaGTTTCCCTTTAAGACTGTATCTCATACGACTCTGATCTGACCTCCCAGGACTAATGACACAAAATATAGATGCCAATCTTAGGTGTCTCCTAGCTACTGTCTCCAAATATGCTTCGTAGCTACTGCAGTCTCCTAGCAAATATGGAACTGTCTCATCTGAAAGCACTGTTGAGGAGATGTTAGCAGAGAGTAAGGAGATGAAGGacagggtcaaaggttaagAGCATTTTCTTCCTGCTTACAGTAAAGTACATCTGGACCTAAGTTGATGAGgcttatttttgttattattaaaaaCTTGTTGCATACCAATTACGAGTCTTGTTGATTTGGTTTATTATCTCTATCCTACAGAGACTACTCCAGCTGCAGAACTTCAACACCCTGATGGCGCTGGTGGGAGGCCTCAGCCACAGCTCCATATCCAGGCTGAAGGAGACGCACTCCCACCTGGCCCCTGAGGTCACCAAGGTGACCCTTTCCTTCAGACCTCTGAATGATCTGAACTCATTAGAAACAGCAGTTGCTTGAGAGACATTTTCGATTTTAGCATGGAGAGGGGTTAATGCAGGAGTTTGACTCTCAACTGATTGgtttctgggtttgattccctgatGTAGCCTAATCTGTGGGCATCCTTAAACTAGATATTTAatctctacctgctccttaagaaCATGCATCTGGAACCACTGTACAACTTTAGACAAAAGCGTCCTGACCAAGTCGGGACCAGATTCTAGGGAGACTTTAAAAAGGTTTATGATAACCAAAGAGCTCCAAGTCAATTTCGGACATCATGCACAACATGCCTCTGATAACTCCAATAAGATCAACATTGAAACGCTTGACCCACTGAGGGAACATGAGACTGACAGGATAGTTTGAGAGCACCTAAGAGATCCAGTAGGGCTGCCTCCATCCTGTCATTAACTTATATAGCTTTAGTCAAGATCAATGATGGAGATTGAGATAGCATGGTCGTATTGATCGCTGGGTGGATGTTAGTCTATGATGGACCCGTCTTGCCTACTTCCTCTCTTGCTCCCTTTAATGACAACAACACAAGcttaaaaaaacatacacaaacggGCAGAGACATAACAACACAAGAATGTTAAAAatcacaaacataaacaaacaaacataaacaatcCTAAATGAACACAAACAGGAACGAGCgtgaacaaaacacaaacatggaagtacacccacacaaaaacatcagtaaaaatagaaaacataaacacacacaacacagacaacacaaacacacaccagcagcaCAGTAAACATGACGGCTGTGGTTCTGGCTGCAGGTGTGGGGTGAGATGACGGAGCTGGTCTCCTCCAACGGCAACTACTGCGGCTACCGCAAGGCCTTTGGCGAGTCGCGCGGCTTCAAGATCCCCATCCTGGGTGtgcacctgaaggacctgatcgcCGTGCACGTGGTGTTCCCCGACTGGGTGGAGGACGGCGCCAAGGTCAACCTGGTGAAGATGCAGCAGCTGTACGGCACCTTCAACGAGCTGGTGTCCCTACAGGGGGCGGCGGCTCAGGTGGAGCCCAACATGGACCTCATCTACCTGCTGACGGTGGGGAGCATGGGTGGAGACACACAAGGACATGGGACAAAGACACATAGTATATGCACAGAGGcatttagacacacacataggcatagacacagatagacacacatgaacacgcatagacacacatagacacacatagaccTATATAGACACTCAGACATAGACACATGTAGACCCACATATAGacgcacgtagacacacacatagacccatAGACATAAACAAAGACACATATCGACACATAATTAAAACAAGTATATAGACAAATATCATAATGCTATAAAGTACATTTTTTGTCATTTCTAAAAAGATCAAGAAGAACCATCCCGTCAGCCAGCTTGTAATATAAGAGTGTATatattatgtgtatatatattatgtgtatatatatatatatatatatatatatatatatatatatatatatatatataatgtgtacAAATCCCAGACTCATGTCCATGATTGTTCCACTTTAagcaaaaagtaaaaaaaagacattagGCCCTGTTGGGGCTTATTATTGAGAAGACATAATagtaaaataatgataataaaatgAAACAACAATCAGCCATGAGGTTAAACCAGTAGTCTAAATGCTACATCAGACGATGCTGTAACCAGCAGCTTAAAAAACACATGCAGCAGATGGGGGGGATTAGCCAGGTGTGTGCTCCCATTTCCCTTCCCTCTGGTTGGTTAATTCAGGAGTCattttacaaaacacacacacagaggacatGACTTCACCATCCCTTACGTCAGGCACACAGTTGCATTAGAACACAACAGAAAAAGTCTTCCATCtactctatacacacacacacacacacacacacacacacacacacacacgcacacacacagacacacacacacacacacacatttgcgcacacacacagacacacacacacacacacacacacacacacacacacacacacacacacacacacacacacacacacacacacacacacacacacacacacacacagacacacatatgcgcacacacacagaaacacacacacacacacacacacacacacacacacacacacacacacacacacacacacacacacacacacacacacacacacacacacacacacacgcatggttaATGAAAGCATTTACGATGCCGATGTTTGAGTTAATCATGACCGGGGgtgtctctcatctctcctcagcTGTCCCTGGACCTTTATTACACCGAAGATGAGATTTACGAGCTCTCGTTGCTACGGGAACCACGGAACTCCAAGTCATTGGTGAGTCTCTGTTTTGAGTCTTCAGAAGCAGTGTCTCTCTTGAGTCATAATgaatttacacatacacacacacacacacacacacacacacacacacacacacacacacacacacacacacacacacacacacacacacacacatgcatccatgcacaaatacacaaaaaccaacacaaccacatacaaatataaaaacacactgacatacaccatcacacaaacatacacatctcTAGTTGATACGGGAACTCCAATAAAAAATGTTTGCCATATCCACCATCCCCAACAGTCAAACTCTCCGACCACTCCCAACAAGAGCCTCGCCCCCCTCGACTGGGCATCTGGGGTCACCACCAAGCCAGACCCCTGCGTTGTCAACAAACACATCCGGAAGGTGGTGGATGTGAGTGCCTGGATGTACACCACTACACTGTCCAACATATAACATGTGTTCTCTAGCTCAACAACCCTGCACAGTTTATACATATAACATCTGTTCTCTGGCCCAACAACCCTGCACAGTTTATACATAGAACATCTGTTCTCTGGCTTTACACCACTACCAGTTTATACATATAACATCTGTTCTCTGGCTTTACAACACTACACAGTCCAAAATATAACATCTGTTCTCTGGCTTTACAACACTACACAGTCCAAAATATAACATCTGTTCTCTGGCTTTACAACACTACACAGTCCAAAATATAACATCTGTTCTCTGGCCCAGCACCACTAAACCGTTTATGCATATAACATCTGTTCTCTGGCTATACACTACTACACAGTTTATACATATAGCATCTGTTCTCTGGCTGTCTACCACTAGACAGTTTATACATATAACATCTGTTCTCTGGCCCGACCCTACAACACAGCAGGCCAGgctcagaaaaaaaagataaagatTGTTTAGGTCTTGGTATATTTAAAACTAAATCGAAATGACTTGACAAAATAGCAGGTTTGCGACTAAATCGAAGCTCTGCATTGGGCTTGGATGAACTGTACTGTCTAAGGAACATCTCAAAGAAGTGATCATCATGCATATATTCATATGTTTCTCTATCTTATCTCTCTCAAGTCTGTTTTCAGGAACTACGACCACGACCGAGACGGCTACATCTCCCAGGAGGACTTTGAAAGTATCGCTGCCAACTTCCCCTTCCTGGACTCCTTCTACGTTCTCGACAAAGACCAGTGAGTAGACATTTAAAGGTCTTGACTCTAGTGGTGGGGGGAGTGCAGTTGTTGGGGGGTTGATTCCAagctgaaaggtactgggttcgatccccaatgtccgcagcTTATCTCTAGCCTTCTTAGTGCAAGATGCCCTCACCCTTCCTGCTTTTTAATGACACGCATCTGAATTCAGTCACTTTCTCTTTTGTCTTCacttttgactttgactttgactttctaCTCACAGTTTAATGTGTTCTCTGTGGCTCAGGGACGGACTGATCAGTAAGGATGAGATGATGGCATATTTCCTGAGGGCCAACCCGCTGCTCCAGTGCAAGATGGGCCCCGGGTTCATCCACAACTTCCAGGAGATGACCTACCTGAAGCCCACCTTCTGCGAACACTGTGCTGGATTTGTGCGTAAATTGTTCTACTCTGATCTCCTTTGATCTGCTTGTTACCTTGTATCACAAAATAGGACTTTTCCGATTGTGGGTCTAGTCGAGACTCCTACCAACTAGGCGACTAGCCCCGAGATAATGAGCATGCCGTCACagtcagggagaggggggagcgggGTGATGATCGGAATGGCTCGGATTGGTGATTGTCGATTGTACTTGCTCAAAGTAGAAAGTACTGAACAGTATTTAGAATCAAAAATGATTGACAAAATTGAATAAATGAAGCAGCAGGGGATggagattttatttaaagatgcCTGTGGACATTGGTGTTCGAATCCTGAACCATTAAGCtgggagacacacactaaccaatGACTGCCCTGCCATGATTTATCCGTATTATGTTTCATCATCGGTGGGTATCTGGGGCCATTGTTTTCAACTAGTAAATGTCAAAGTTGTTTAACACATGTCATGGCTTGCTTGTGACTGGCTTAtggttgttattattgttattggttGGCTTGTGAATATCATGCTGTGACCAGGAATTTACTTCAAACTCTCTGTTTATGTTGTTTTCCCTCTTTCTATTTCCAGCTCTGGGGAATCATCAAACAGGGCTACAAGTGCAAAGGTACGCTAACCAAGGCAGCATTTTATATTAGTTGACCTTTTCCCCGACACGATGGAACGCCATGAAAAGTTCTCAAAGACCgaatacataaaaatatatgAGCAGTTTGGAAAGTACTCTAAACACTTTCTCAATCATAGTGAACTGCAGGTGTTTCAGCAGCTGCTAACATTTACATAGTCCCTCGAGGATTTTATTATCAAAGTAGAAGGTagtaaaagaagaaaaaggtcGTAGAAAAAGGTCACCAAATATGTGTTATgtgtcagtcagtgtgtgtgtgtgtgtgtgtgtgtgtgtgtgtgtgtgtgtgtgtgtgtgtgtgtgtgtgtgtgtgtgtgtgtgtgtgtgtgtgtgtgtgtgtgtgtgtgtgtgtgtgcgtgcgtgcgtgcgtgcgtgcgtgcgtgcgtgcgtgcgtgcgtgcgtgcgtgcgtgcgtgcgtgcgtacgtaaAAATagctaaatgaaaaaaaaggaaTTGATGATCAAAAAGTATGAATTCCTTCCTGAATTGTTTTGATGGAGTTGTTAGTCagcgttgtgttgttgtgtgttagaCTGTGGGGTGAACTGCCATAAACAGTGTCGGGAGCTGCTCGTCCTGGC
This genomic window from Gadus macrocephalus chromosome 15, ASM3116895v1 contains:
- the rasgrp3 gene encoding ras guanyl-releasing protein 3, translating into MGSTTLGKAAPFNLLLEECIQAFDENGELKSSHLPRTLLLMHRWYLTSTELAGKLIMIYPFCHGEGCGHTRLKVCYFMRYWIVTFPAEFNLDLGLIRMTEELRDLAAELGFKEHYKLIDISTIPSYDWMRKLTQRKKQVKKGKASLLFDHLEPMELAEHLTFLEFKSIRRISFTDYQSYVTHGCLRDNPTLERSIALFNGVSQWVQLMVLSKLTPQHRAEVITKYINVAQRLLQLQNFNTLMALVGGLSHSSISRLKETHSHLAPEVTKVWGEMTELVSSNGNYCGYRKAFGESRGFKIPILGVHLKDLIAVHVVFPDWVEDGAKVNLVKMQQLYGTFNELVSLQGAAAQVEPNMDLIYLLTLSLDLYYTEDEIYELSLLREPRNSKSLSNSPTTPNKSLAPLDWASGVTTKPDPCVVNKHIRKVVDSVFRNYDHDRDGYISQEDFESIAANFPFLDSFYVLDKDQDGLISKDEMMAYFLRANPLLQCKMGPGFIHNFQEMTYLKPTFCEHCAGFLWGIIKQGYKCKDCGVNCHKQCRELLVLACRKLLRSSSLGNVSPSELTHCSMPSSPTLATCKDEDEVFEFPVVAPLAPDPQSITLMSGSAQRISVRLQRATISQATQMDPLWAERGWGPAADSGSHTFPKMRYRPHRKTSKNKGFARWENHDGGSRQGSPAQSVGLDPQQGPGGPRGSRRDAVQNGISTNRGKDS